GCCCGCACCTTTGGCAGCTTTGACGCCTTTCGCGACCAGTTTTCCGCCGCCGCGGAAAAGGTCGAGGGGCCGGGGTGGGCGCTGCTCGTCTGGTCGCCGCGCGCCCATCGCGTGGAAATCCTGCAAGCGGAGAAACACCAGAACCTGTCCCAGCAAGACCAGATTCCGCTGCTGGCCCTCGACGTGTGGGAGCATGCCTATTTCCTCAAGTACCACAATCGCCGCCGGGACTACATCGCAGCATGGTGGCACGTGGTCAATTGGGACGAGGTGAACCGTCGCTTCGCGCTGGCGCGGCGCGTTCTGTGGGTGCCCTATTAGCCCGTCCCGCTCGCGGGCGGCCGGCGCCACGCAGGCATTAGGACGCCGGCGGCTGGGGTGTCGGTGTGGGGGGACCGTATTTCCCGTACGTGGCGTCAATGTGCTGCCGGATTTCCCTTACCGACTTCCCGCTTTCGGCCATGTGCGCCGCCTCCGCGGCGATGCGCAGGCAGATGTCGCAGCGGGTGGCGTGGTCGTCCCACACCACCGAGCCGTCCGGCCGAATCTCGTGGATGAAGCAGTCGCGGTTGCTCCGATGGCCGGCCGAGGGCCCGCATCCGCAGGTGCAGGGGATCCACTTCAGCACGTCGGCATGCTGGCCCGCCAAGCGGTACGTCTCCTGTATCGGCTCAGGCTTGTCGCGCAAAAAGGACGGCAGGTCGTCGATCGAGGCCGTCACCTCGCGCAGGTCGCCGTTGGGCGCCGTGTGGACGGCGTGGTTGGCGGTCTCGTCGGATCCGGCGCCGCTGGAACAGCCGGTCAGAAGGGCGCCGAGGAGCAGACCCAGGACCAAGAGCCGTTTCCGGCGGGTTTGTCGCGTCATGGCCACATGTTGCCTCCTCTTTGTTGCGGCATGGATCGCTTGAAGCCATTATACCAAACGAAACGCCGAGCGGGACCGTTCCCGCCCGGCGTTTCGCGTGGAGTGGGATCCCCGGCTTATTCGATGTTCACCCACACCGCTTTGACTTCCGTGTACAGGTCCAGGGCGTAATGGCCCATTTCGCGGCCGAAGCCCGACTGCTTGTAGCCGCCAAAGGGCACGTTGGCGTCAAAGACGTTGTAGCAGTTGACCCACACCGTGCCGGCTTGCAGCGCGTGCGCAACGCGGTGGGCCTTGCGCAGG
This portion of the Calditerricola satsumensis genome encodes:
- a CDS encoding PCYCGC motif-containing (lipo)protein, with the protein product MTRQTRRKRLLVLGLLLGALLTGCSSGAGSDETANHAVHTAPNGDLREVTASIDDLPSFLRDKPEPIQETYRLAGQHADVLKWIPCTCGCGPSAGHRSNRDCFIHEIRPDGSVVWDDHATRCDICLRIAAEAAHMAESGKSVREIRQHIDATYGKYGPPTPTPQPPAS